A stretch of Macadamia integrifolia cultivar HAES 741 unplaced genomic scaffold, SCU_Mint_v3 scaffold2071, whole genome shotgun sequence DNA encodes these proteins:
- the LOC122065628 gene encoding B-box zinc finger protein 19-like gives MRTLCDVCESAAAILFCAADEAALCRSCDDKVHMCNKLASRHVRVKLADPSDVPRCDICENAPAFFYCEIDGSSLCLQCDMIVHVGGKRMHGRYLLLRQRVEFPGDKPGHFEDLASQPKDQGQNRREHNQPPKLTMRENLQNHRVSTPVVNVDTDNHGKMDTKMIDLNAWPNRVHGQASNSQGHGIDVLSDNNHEASVVPVGSFEREPEK, from the exons aTGCGAACACTCTGTGATGTTTGCGAGAGCGCAGCCGCCATCCTTTTCTGTGCCGCAGACGAGGCTGCTCTATGCCGTTCCTGTGACGATAAG GTCCACATGTGTAACAAACTCGCTAGTCGACACGTACGAGTCAAGCTAGCTGACCCTAGTGATGTCCCTCGTTGCGACATATGTGAAAATGCACCTG CATTCTTTTACTGTGAAATAGATGGAAGTTCCCTTTGCCTGCAATGTGATATGATTGTACATGTTGGAGGTAAAAGAATGCATGGAAGGTATCTCTTATTGAGGCAAAGAGTTGAG TTTCCAGGGGATAAACCTGGCCATTTTGAGGACCTGGCCTCGCAACCTAAGGATCAGGGTCAGAATAGAAGGGAACACAATCAGCCTCCAAAACTGACCATGAGAGAAAATCTGCAAAACCACAGGGTCTCTACCCCAGTGGTAAATGTTGACACTGACAACCATGGAAAGATGGATACCAAAATGATTGATCTAAATGCTTGGCCAAATCGGGTGCATGGGCAAGCTTCAAATAGTCAG GGTCATGGCATTGATGTTCTAAGTGACAATAATCATGAAGCAAGCGTGGTTCCTGTGGGATCTTTCGAAAGGGAGCCTGAGAAGTGA
- the LOC122065624 gene encoding probable serine protease EDA2 isoform X1, with the protein MEMELHLLVPFLFLLLSFHGVVESRVFIKSNDSKFLTQDELWFEQTLDHFSPIDHRQFRQRYYEFLDYFQAPDGPIFLKLCGESSCDGISNDYTSVLAKKFGAAVVSLEHRYYGKSSPFKSLTTENLRYLSSKQALFDLAVFRQYYQESLNLKLNRSNVENRWFVFGVSYSGALSAWFRLKFPHLTCGSLASSAVVLAVYNFTDFDKQIGESAGADCKAALQEVTKLVEEKLVSDGKAVKTLFGAAELKIDGDFLFFLADAAVIAFQYGNPDVLCTPLVEAKKDGKNLVDVYANYVKNYYLGKFGVDVQTYNQQFLKNPAIREGSEARLWWFQVCTEVAYFQVAPSNDSIRSSKVDTRYHLDLCKNVFGEGIYPDVEATNTYYGGTGIAGSKIVFSNGSQDPWRHASKQTSSPSMPSYIISCHNCGHGTDLRGCPQAPLNPEGDDQHCSSPDAVHKVRQQIVEHIDLWLSECQQPTGWSSL; encoded by the exons atggagatggagctGCACTTGCTTGTACCATTCCTGTTCTTGTTGTTGTCCTTTCATGGCGTCGTTGAATCTAGGGTGTTTATCAAGTCAAATGACAGCAAATTCCTAACCCAGGACGAACTCTGGTTCGAGCAAACACTCGATCACTTCTCCCCAATT GATCACCGTCAGTTTAGACAGCGCTACTATGAATTTCTTGACTACTTCCAAGCTCCTGATGGGCCTATATTTTTGAAGCTCTGTGGTGAATCCTCATGTGATGGAATTTCAAATGACTATACCAGT GTCTTGGCAAAGAAGTTTGGTGCTGCTGTGGTATCTCTTGAGCATCGATATTATGGGAAGAGTTCTCCTTTCAAGTCACTGACAACAGAAAATCTAAGATATCTTTCGTCAAAGCAGGCTCTTTTTGATTTGGCTGTTTTCCGTCAATATTATCAG GAATCCTTGAATCTGAAGCTCAATAGATCAAATGTTGAGAACCGCTGGTTTGTTTTTGGTGTTTCTTACTCTGGGGCTCTTAGTGCTTGGTTCCGTTTAAAATTTCCCCATTTAACATGTGGAAGCCTCGCAAGTTCTGCAGTTGTTCTTGCTGTTTACAACTTTACTGACTTTGATAAACAG ATTGGAGAGTCAGCTGGTGCTGATTGTAAAGCTGCATTACAAGAAGTTACCAAACTTGTAGAGGAAAAGCTTGTGTCTGATGGAAAAGCAGTAAAAACTTTGTTTGGTGCAGCTGAG CTTAAAATCGatggtgattttcttttctttctggcAGATGCTGCAGTTATAGCG TTCCAATATGGGAACCCGGATGTTCTATGTACCCCTCTTGTTGAagcaaagaaagatggaaagaacTTGGTG GATGTATATGCCAACTATGTGAAAAACTATTACCTTGGAAAGTTTGGAGTTGATGTTCAAACATACAATCAACAATTCTTGAAGAACCCTGCTATCCGTGAAGGCAGTGAAGCTAGACTATGGTGGTTCCAGGTTTGCACTGAGGTTGCTTATTTCCAGGTGGCACCTTCTAATGATAGTATTCGCTCTTCAAAGGTTGACACAAG ATACCATTTGGACCTCTGTAAGAATGTCTTTGGAGAGGGCATATATCCTGATGTGGAAGCGACGAACACATATTATGGAGGCACAGGCATTGCGG GTTCAAAGATAGTTTTCTCAAATGGCTCACAGGACCCCTGGCGACATGCATCCAAGCAGACTTCGTCTCCATCTA TGCCCTCTTACATCATCTCATGTCATAATTGCGGCCATGGAACTGATCTCAGAGGATGCCCACAAGCTCCTTTAAATCCTGAAG GTGATGACCAACACTGCAGCTCTCCTGATGCCGTGCACAAAGTGAGACAGCAGATCGTAGAACATATAGACTTGTGGCTTTCTGAGTGTCAACAACCCACAGGGTGGAGTTCTCTCTGA
- the LOC122065624 gene encoding probable serine protease EDA2 isoform X2, protein MEMELHLLVPFLFLLLSFHGVVESRVFIKSNDSKFLTQDELWFEQTLDHFSPIDHRQFRQRYYEFLDYFQAPDGPIFLKLCGESSCDGISNDYTSVLAKKFGAAVVSLEHRYYGKSSPFKSLTTENLRYLSSKQALFDLAVFRQYYQESLNLKLNRSNVENRWFVFGVSYSGALSAWFRLKFPHLTCGSLASSAVVLAVYNFTDFDKQIGESAGADCKAALQEVTKLVEEKLVSDGKAVKTLFGAAELKIDGDFLFFLADAAVIAFQYGNPDVLCTPLVEAKKDGKNLVDVYANYVKNYYLGKFGVDVQTYNQQFLKNPAIREGSEARLWWFQVCTEVAYFQVAPSNDSIRSSKVDTRYHLDLCKNVFGEGIYPDVEATNTYYGGTGIAGSKIVFSNGSQDPWRHASKQTSSPSMPSYIISCHNCGHGTDLRGCPQAPLNPEGDDQHCSSPDAVHKVRQQIVEHIDLWLSECQQPTGRGY, encoded by the exons atggagatggagctGCACTTGCTTGTACCATTCCTGTTCTTGTTGTTGTCCTTTCATGGCGTCGTTGAATCTAGGGTGTTTATCAAGTCAAATGACAGCAAATTCCTAACCCAGGACGAACTCTGGTTCGAGCAAACACTCGATCACTTCTCCCCAATT GATCACCGTCAGTTTAGACAGCGCTACTATGAATTTCTTGACTACTTCCAAGCTCCTGATGGGCCTATATTTTTGAAGCTCTGTGGTGAATCCTCATGTGATGGAATTTCAAATGACTATACCAGT GTCTTGGCAAAGAAGTTTGGTGCTGCTGTGGTATCTCTTGAGCATCGATATTATGGGAAGAGTTCTCCTTTCAAGTCACTGACAACAGAAAATCTAAGATATCTTTCGTCAAAGCAGGCTCTTTTTGATTTGGCTGTTTTCCGTCAATATTATCAG GAATCCTTGAATCTGAAGCTCAATAGATCAAATGTTGAGAACCGCTGGTTTGTTTTTGGTGTTTCTTACTCTGGGGCTCTTAGTGCTTGGTTCCGTTTAAAATTTCCCCATTTAACATGTGGAAGCCTCGCAAGTTCTGCAGTTGTTCTTGCTGTTTACAACTTTACTGACTTTGATAAACAG ATTGGAGAGTCAGCTGGTGCTGATTGTAAAGCTGCATTACAAGAAGTTACCAAACTTGTAGAGGAAAAGCTTGTGTCTGATGGAAAAGCAGTAAAAACTTTGTTTGGTGCAGCTGAG CTTAAAATCGatggtgattttcttttctttctggcAGATGCTGCAGTTATAGCG TTCCAATATGGGAACCCGGATGTTCTATGTACCCCTCTTGTTGAagcaaagaaagatggaaagaacTTGGTG GATGTATATGCCAACTATGTGAAAAACTATTACCTTGGAAAGTTTGGAGTTGATGTTCAAACATACAATCAACAATTCTTGAAGAACCCTGCTATCCGTGAAGGCAGTGAAGCTAGACTATGGTGGTTCCAGGTTTGCACTGAGGTTGCTTATTTCCAGGTGGCACCTTCTAATGATAGTATTCGCTCTTCAAAGGTTGACACAAG ATACCATTTGGACCTCTGTAAGAATGTCTTTGGAGAGGGCATATATCCTGATGTGGAAGCGACGAACACATATTATGGAGGCACAGGCATTGCGG GTTCAAAGATAGTTTTCTCAAATGGCTCACAGGACCCCTGGCGACATGCATCCAAGCAGACTTCGTCTCCATCTA TGCCCTCTTACATCATCTCATGTCATAATTGCGGCCATGGAACTGATCTCAGAGGATGCCCACAAGCTCCTTTAAATCCTGAAG GTGATGACCAACACTGCAGCTCTCCTGATGCCGTGCACAAAGTGAGACAGCAGATCGTAGAACATATAGACTTGTGGCTTTCTGAGTGTCAACAACCCACAGG GAGAGGCTACTGA